In one window of Pseudomonadota bacterium DNA:
- a CDS encoding glycosyltransferase: MSNSPLFTVFTASYNRAQTLPRVYESLKRQTLRDFEWLIVDDGSTDNTRQMVQGWCAAADVPIHYIWQEHAHKKVAFNRGVREARGELFLSLDSDDEALPEALDTFKQVWRDIPKNDRHRYSAVTALCVDPAGNIVGSRFPADILDSNSIETALRYRIRGEKWGFQRVDVLREFPFPEDVVGLVPEAIVWYRIAEKYLTRYVNVPLRVYHPGQDSLTAGLSDSHRRSDGRTLLAREILEHHWRWGVVNPLAILKEAVAYTCFSMHLASSQGGKRWPLKGVVLRLVVALMWPVGFVRYHLDNRRSERG, from the coding sequence ATGAGCAACTCACCTCTCTTCACGGTCTTCACCGCCAGCTACAACCGCGCTCAGACGCTACCGCGGGTGTATGAGAGCCTCAAGCGCCAGACCCTTCGGGATTTCGAATGGCTGATCGTCGATGATGGCTCCACTGACAATACACGACAAATGGTGCAGGGGTGGTGTGCGGCGGCCGATGTCCCGATCCACTATATCTGGCAGGAGCACGCACACAAGAAAGTCGCGTTCAATCGCGGGGTGCGGGAGGCACGTGGGGAACTGTTCCTAAGCTTGGACAGCGACGATGAGGCGTTACCAGAGGCGCTGGACACCTTCAAGCAGGTGTGGCGAGATATCCCAAAGAATGATCGGCACCGTTATTCCGCTGTTACCGCGCTTTGCGTGGACCCCGCTGGAAATATTGTAGGGAGCCGCTTCCCTGCTGACATTCTGGATTCGAATTCTATAGAGACTGCGCTTAGATACCGGATCAGGGGCGAAAAGTGGGGCTTTCAGAGAGTCGATGTTCTCAGGGAGTTTCCTTTTCCAGAAGACGTTGTCGGCTTGGTTCCTGAAGCAATTGTGTGGTATCGAATCGCAGAAAAGTACCTCACCCGTTATGTGAATGTGCCACTCCGAGTTTACCACCCTGGCCAAGATAGCCTGACCGCCGGACTTTCCGATTCTCACAGGCGATCGGATGGTCGGACACTCCTTGCACGAGAGATCCTCGAGCACCATTGGAGGTGGGGTGTCGTGAATCCGCTGGCGATCCTCAAGGAAGCCGTTGCGTATACCTGCTTCAGCATGCATTTGGCGTCATCACAGGGCGGCAAGCGATGGCCGTTGAAGGGCGTGGTTCTTCGGCTGGTGGTGGCGTTGATGTGGCCCGTCGGGTTCGTGCGATACCACCTTGACAATCGCAGGTCGGAGCGTGGCTGA
- a CDS encoding TylF/MycF family methyltransferase: MNTKLVKLVKEILFNSPMRRYLFPSYAYNFTASQLCFLCQCIEDTKCIEGAIAEVGCAHGSTTIFLNKYMDAQNIQKDYYAIDTFSGFANEDTGFEVANRGKSKELFTGFQGNKKKWFDGTMQQNQITRVLSIKTDVNEYDLTTLGPLSFCLLDVDLYRPMKKVLQELYRVLSPGGIMVVDDCDSSNIAWDGSDQAYKEFGKERNLTPHIVHGRLGVIRKRP, from the coding sequence ATGAACACAAAACTCGTAAAACTGGTCAAAGAGATACTATTTAACTCCCCAATGAGGAGGTATTTGTTCCCGAGCTATGCATATAATTTTACTGCGTCGCAGTTATGTTTCCTTTGCCAATGCATTGAGGATACAAAATGCATCGAAGGGGCCATAGCTGAAGTTGGATGCGCCCATGGGTCCACAACAATATTTCTTAACAAATATATGGATGCTCAAAATATTCAAAAGGATTACTATGCAATAGATACCTTTTCAGGTTTTGCTAATGAGGACACTGGGTTTGAAGTAGCCAATCGAGGGAAATCCAAAGAGCTGTTTACTGGATTTCAAGGCAACAAAAAGAAATGGTTCGACGGAACGATGCAGCAGAACCAGATTACTCGAGTCCTTTCTATAAAAACCGATGTAAACGAATATGATTTGACGACACTGGGTCCGCTTTCCTTTTGTCTGTTGGACGTTGATTTGTATCGGCCCATGAAGAAGGTATTGCAAGAGCTTTATCGGGTATTAAGCCCAGGCGGAATTATGGTGGTAGATGATTGCGATTCGTCAAATATTGCGTGGGATGGTTCAGATCAGGCATATAAAGAGTTTGGGAAAGAAAGAAATCTAACCCCTCACATTGTTCATGGTAGGCTTGGAGTAATAAGAAAGCGTCCCTAA
- a CDS encoding glycosyltransferase — MLQTIVTRLSPEFKPHVISMTAVGTIGQKLRARGVPVESLGMRQGVPNPVALMRLIRRLRDHKPDLVHTWMYHADLMGGVAARLAGVPTLAWCIHNSTLAPDYNKSQIVAVVKANAFLSHRVPDRILCCSEAARKIHVACGYAREKMVMVPNGFDISHFKPDASARRSVRVELGLSVETALVGLIGRWDPQKNHAGFFSAAAALHLRRPDVHFLLAGHGVDNANQTIQRTLAANGLTAVTHLLGLRDDIARLMAALDVLASSSSYGEAFPLVLGEAMASGVPCAVTDVGDSAYIVGDTGRVVSAGDMKGLAHAMESLLEMPAEASWALGARARARITERFEISAVVRRYEQFYRELFEARRAPS; from the coding sequence ATGCTGCAGACGATAGTCACACGGCTTTCGCCCGAGTTCAAGCCGCATGTAATTTCGATGACCGCGGTAGGCACAATCGGACAGAAACTTCGCGCGCGTGGCGTCCCGGTGGAAAGCTTGGGCATGCGGCAGGGAGTCCCGAACCCAGTCGCACTGATGCGCCTCATTCGACGCCTGCGAGACCACAAGCCGGATTTGGTTCATACCTGGATGTATCACGCCGACCTCATGGGCGGCGTCGCGGCACGGCTTGCCGGTGTTCCCACGTTGGCGTGGTGCATCCACAATAGCACTCTGGCCCCGGACTATAACAAGAGCCAAATTGTGGCTGTCGTAAAGGCCAACGCCTTTTTGTCGCACCGGGTGCCTGATCGAATTCTGTGTTGCTCGGAGGCTGCGCGGAAGATCCATGTCGCGTGTGGCTACGCGCGTGAAAAGATGGTAATGGTACCCAACGGGTTTGACATTTCCCACTTCAAGCCGGATGCGAGCGCGAGGCGGTCCGTGCGGGTGGAACTTGGTTTGTCGGTCGAAACCGCCCTTGTCGGGTTGATTGGCCGGTGGGATCCACAGAAGAACCATGCAGGATTTTTCTCGGCCGCCGCTGCGCTGCACCTTCGACGGCCGGACGTGCACTTCCTGCTTGCCGGGCACGGGGTCGACAATGCCAATCAGACCATCCAACGAACTCTTGCCGCCAATGGCCTGACAGCGGTGACGCATCTGCTTGGCTTGCGCGATGACATTGCGCGCCTGATGGCGGCCTTGGACGTGTTAGCTTCTTCTTCTTCTTACGGCGAGGCGTTTCCTCTGGTACTGGGAGAGGCTATGGCGTCCGGCGTCCCGTGCGCAGTTACGGACGTGGGCGATTCCGCGTATATCGTCGGGGACACCGGCAGAGTGGTGTCCGCCGGAGATATGAAAGGCTTGGCGCACGCGATGGAGTCGCTACTGGAAATGCCGGCGGAGGCTTCGTGGGCACTTGGGGCGCGAGCGCGAGCGCGAATCACGGAGAGGTTCGAAATATCCGCTGTCGTGCGCCGTTACGAACAGTTCTATCGTGAATTGTTTGAGGCGCGACGAGCGCCCTCTTGA
- a CDS encoding glycosyltransferase family 4 protein, whose translation MRLLFFMHSLSGGGAERVTANLANYWAAKGWPVTIVTLTPRSLDFYELDPAVERIALELAGESRNVLAGLWKNLHRVRALRQVLRQVQPDIAVAAMSTANVILALATRGLANVCAIGAERTHPPQLPLGAQWGALRRSTYGQLAAVVALTQESADWLRMHTSAKRITIIPNMALWPLAVQAPRLSPETVRVADRHILLAVGRLAKEKGFDWLIEAFRALAQKYYDWILVILGEGLERRALETHVQAAGLDGRVFMPGRAGNVGEWYERADLYVMSSRFEGFPNTLAEAMAHGLPAVSFDCDTGPRDIIRPEVDGLLVPPGNVDALTAALDRVMGDAALRVQFSTRAIEARERFSMDRIAGMWEEFFAEVRL comes from the coding sequence ATGCGGCTGCTTTTTTTCATGCACTCCCTCTCCGGCGGCGGTGCCGAGCGCGTTACGGCGAACCTCGCCAACTATTGGGCTGCGAAGGGCTGGCCCGTTACCATCGTCACGCTGACGCCACGGAGCCTTGATTTCTATGAGCTCGATCCCGCGGTCGAGCGCATTGCGTTGGAACTGGCGGGCGAAAGTCGCAATGTCCTGGCCGGTTTATGGAAAAATCTGCACCGTGTGCGGGCACTGCGGCAAGTGTTGCGACAGGTACAACCCGATATCGCCGTCGCCGCGATGAGCACCGCCAACGTCATCCTAGCGCTGGCAACGCGGGGCTTGGCGAATGTGTGCGCCATTGGTGCCGAGCGCACCCATCCGCCCCAGTTACCTTTGGGCGCCCAATGGGGAGCGCTGCGGAGATCTACCTACGGTCAATTAGCTGCCGTTGTTGCGCTCACGCAGGAAAGTGCGGACTGGCTCAGGATGCACACCAGCGCCAAGAGGATTACCATCATCCCGAACATGGCGCTTTGGCCCCTGGCGGTTCAAGCGCCACGTCTTAGCCCGGAAACAGTCCGCGTCGCCGATCGGCATATCCTCCTGGCAGTTGGTCGCCTGGCCAAGGAGAAGGGATTTGATTGGTTGATCGAGGCCTTCAGGGCATTGGCTCAGAAGTATTACGATTGGATTTTGGTTATTCTCGGCGAGGGCCTAGAACGCCGCGCGTTAGAAACCCACGTTCAGGCCGCCGGGCTAGACGGTCGTGTATTTATGCCCGGGCGTGCCGGCAACGTTGGCGAGTGGTACGAACGGGCTGATCTCTACGTGATGAGCTCCCGCTTTGAGGGATTTCCCAATACGCTTGCCGAAGCCATGGCGCACGGCCTGCCCGCAGTGAGTTTCGATTGCGACACTGGCCCGCGGGATATCATTCGCCCGGAGGTTGACGGGTTGCTGGTGCCGCCGGGCAATGTCGATGCCCTGACCGCCGCGTTGGATCGAGTAATGGGCGATGCCGCTCTCAGGGTTCAGTTTTCCACTCGGGCGATCGAAGCACGGGAAAGGTTTTCGATGGACAGGATCGCTGGGATGTGGGAAGAGTTTTTTGCGGAAGTGAGGCTGTGA
- a CDS encoding polysaccharide biosynthesis C-terminal domain-containing protein, with the protein MVWIALFVLLGRLAGAAKEMAIAYRYGVSAEVDAYLYVLTLVTWPVSIWFSVLVGVLVPLAARIRHDSTTPDLPRLRAELFGLSVVIGLALATLAWLILPAVLRAPWTGLSTTTAALALETVPVLLVAAPIGVVTSLFSAWMLAAGRHANTLLEGVPALTIALSVVAFSGAGVEPLVWGTLAGFAFHLISLAIQLARHGEIEVPRFTHRSPHWATFWQGFGISLAGQALMSLIGIIDQLFAAHLGTGAIATLGYANRVLALILGLGATAVSRATLPIFSNTAAQGGVQRRRLANQWVLLLFTFGVLALIAGWELTPLAVRLLFERGAFMAEDTLAVSEALRAGLLQVPFYFAGIVLAAVLLSQQEYKLIALSATINLIAKVGANLVLVPLMGVSGINAATAFMYLVSLATLWWFTASFTKRSVP; encoded by the coding sequence CCTGTTTGTCCTCCTGGGCAGACTTGCCGGTGCGGCCAAGGAAATGGCCATCGCTTACCGCTACGGTGTCAGCGCCGAGGTGGATGCCTACCTCTATGTACTGACTCTTGTAACTTGGCCGGTAAGCATATGGTTCAGTGTGTTGGTCGGCGTATTGGTGCCGTTGGCGGCGCGCATACGGCACGATTCCACGACGCCAGATCTGCCACGTCTTCGCGCGGAGCTTTTTGGCCTGTCCGTCGTGATTGGGCTGGCGTTGGCGACTTTAGCTTGGCTTATCCTGCCGGCAGTGCTACGCGCCCCTTGGACTGGACTGTCCACCACGACCGCCGCGTTGGCCCTGGAGACTGTGCCAGTGCTCCTTGTGGCGGCGCCGATAGGCGTGGTGACCAGCCTCTTTTCCGCCTGGATGCTGGCTGCTGGCCGCCACGCAAATACCCTGCTGGAGGGCGTACCCGCCTTGACCATAGCGTTGAGCGTGGTCGCCTTTTCTGGAGCCGGCGTCGAACCGCTGGTTTGGGGCACTTTGGCCGGTTTTGCCTTTCACCTGATCAGCCTCGCCATCCAGTTGGCTAGGCACGGCGAGATCGAGGTCCCGCGCTTTACGCACCGCTCCCCGCACTGGGCGACCTTTTGGCAGGGTTTTGGTATTAGCCTGGCGGGCCAGGCGCTGATGAGCTTAATCGGCATCATTGACCAGCTTTTCGCGGCTCATCTCGGCACGGGGGCTATCGCCACGCTCGGTTACGCCAACCGTGTGCTCGCCCTGATCCTCGGACTCGGCGCGACGGCGGTTAGCCGGGCGACCCTGCCGATCTTCTCAAATACAGCGGCGCAAGGGGGTGTGCAAAGGCGTCGTCTGGCAAACCAATGGGTACTCCTACTGTTTACGTTCGGCGTGCTCGCCTTGATTGCTGGTTGGGAGCTTACGCCGTTGGCGGTACGCCTGTTGTTCGAGCGAGGGGCTTTCATGGCGGAAGATACTTTGGCGGTATCGGAAGCCCTGCGGGCCGGTTTGCTGCAAGTACCCTTTTACTTCGCCGGAATTGTACTGGCGGCGGTCTTGCTTAGCCAACAGGAGTACAAATTAATCGCGCTCAGCGCCACGATTAATTTGATTGCGAAAGTTGGAGCAAATCTGGTATTGGTGCCGCTGATGGGCGTCAGCGGCATCAATGCAGCGACGGCATTCATGTACTTGGTTTCCTTGGCCACGCTTTGGTGGTTTACGGCTTCCTTCACCAAGCGGAGCGTCCCCTGA
- a CDS encoding FkbM family methyltransferase, with protein MKHYIRIIFAQKHPMRFIVSRLSAEKHPARFLVSRFLRMTKLCRLLHIQRTGYVLKFHPASLAMALWVDPHCSRLDSEAIRALLRPGDSYVDVGANIGHLTIEAAFAVGDTGKITAFEAHPRTAEYLRENVELNNLTSVHVAQLAVGDAFRWVTFSDIDADDQNKVLPKGRGIMVPMVRLDAFFAGEAITLLKVDVEGWEKFVFLGAGQVLENVSFVYFECWDEHFRRSGYSFLDIYDILSSRGFTIASVKDGELLPIQRDHTFPKCVNLFAFRDMEKFVVRMGLGA; from the coding sequence GTGAAACACTACATCCGCATTATCTTCGCTCAGAAGCATCCGATGCGTTTTATTGTTTCGCGCTTGTCCGCTGAGAAACATCCCGCGCGCTTTCTCGTTTCGCGCTTTCTCAGAATGACTAAGCTGTGCCGTTTACTACACATCCAACGAACCGGTTATGTGCTTAAGTTTCACCCCGCCTCGCTGGCGATGGCCCTGTGGGTTGACCCTCACTGTAGCCGTTTGGACTCGGAGGCTATTCGCGCTCTGCTTAGGCCGGGGGATTCGTATGTCGATGTCGGCGCCAACATCGGCCACCTCACGATCGAGGCGGCCTTTGCGGTTGGCGACACAGGAAAGATTACGGCTTTTGAGGCTCACCCGCGCACTGCGGAGTACCTGCGCGAAAATGTGGAGCTCAATAACCTGACCAGCGTTCATGTTGCCCAACTGGCCGTGGGGGACGCTTTCCGATGGGTAACCTTCAGTGATATCGACGCGGACGACCAGAACAAGGTCTTGCCCAAGGGGCGGGGTATCATGGTCCCGATGGTCAGACTCGACGCATTTTTCGCCGGCGAGGCCATCACACTTCTGAAAGTCGATGTCGAAGGATGGGAGAAATTTGTCTTTCTTGGTGCCGGTCAGGTTCTAGAGAACGTAAGTTTTGTCTATTTCGAATGCTGGGATGAGCATTTTCGGAGGTCCGGCTATTCCTTTCTTGATATCTATGACATTCTTTCATCGAGGGGATTTACGATCGCGTCCGTGAAGGACGGTGAACTGCTGCCGATTCAGCGTGACCACACATTCCCGAAATGCGTCAATCTTTTTGCCTTCCGGGATATGGAAAAGTTTGTGGTCAGGATGGGGCTGGGCGCATGA
- a CDS encoding glycosyltransferase, whose product MAEGCTIKRRRVLFVMPTLRGGGAERVMITLLCHLDRARFQLVLAVVDSLEAAYRADVPKDVEFIDLRCTRVRYALPKIMRLIWRSRPDVVFSTLGHLNLALAMLRPLLPNGVRYIGREGCVVSETLTEYTHPRLWAWAYRRFYARFDVVVCQSLDMRDDLVGHFAFPPVKAVIIHNPVDIERIRCLAADVSSRDHEPAAWRTETAPHLVAAGRLSRQKGFDLLIEALALCDGRQPRLTLLGEGPLRAALEELARQRGVAERVRFAGFQKNPYPFFVRADAFVLSSRYEGFPNVVLEALACGTPVIAMPSPGGVAEIAELAGGVLLAPAVDAESLSVAIKRFCGGETGTRRITLTSFHVGKIVEQYEALLIAEA is encoded by the coding sequence GTGGCTGAGGGCTGTACGATCAAGCGGCGGCGGGTGTTGTTCGTGATGCCTACTCTGCGGGGGGGCGGGGCGGAGCGGGTGATGATCACTCTCTTGTGCCATCTGGATAGGGCGCGATTTCAACTTGTGTTGGCCGTCGTAGATTCTCTCGAGGCGGCGTATCGCGCCGATGTGCCGAAAGATGTAGAGTTCATCGATCTGCGGTGTACACGCGTACGATACGCCTTGCCGAAGATCATGCGCCTGATTTGGCGGAGTCGGCCGGATGTGGTGTTTTCAACCCTCGGGCATCTCAATCTGGCGTTGGCGATGCTTCGCCCTCTGTTGCCAAACGGGGTGCGCTACATCGGTCGAGAGGGTTGTGTCGTCAGCGAGACTTTGACTGAATATACGCATCCCCGCCTGTGGGCTTGGGCGTACCGGCGCTTTTACGCGCGTTTCGATGTCGTGGTATGCCAGTCTTTGGACATGCGGGACGACCTGGTCGGCCATTTCGCTTTTCCCCCCGTTAAGGCCGTGATTATCCACAACCCCGTGGATATCGAACGCATCCGGTGTCTCGCCGCTGATGTCAGTTCGAGAGACCATGAGCCCGCGGCGTGGCGTACCGAAACCGCGCCGCACTTGGTCGCCGCCGGGCGCTTGTCGCGCCAGAAAGGCTTCGATCTGCTGATCGAAGCCTTGGCGCTGTGTGACGGCAGGCAACCGCGGCTCACGCTACTGGGGGAAGGACCGCTGCGCGCGGCGCTCGAAGAGCTGGCGCGGCAGAGGGGCGTGGCGGAACGGGTGCGCTTCGCCGGCTTCCAGAAGAACCCTTATCCTTTCTTCGTGCGAGCCGATGCATTTGTATTGAGCTCCCGCTACGAGGGGTTTCCCAATGTCGTGTTGGAGGCGTTGGCGTGCGGCACGCCGGTGATCGCCATGCCGTCGCCAGGTGGGGTAGCAGAGATAGCAGAGCTTGCGGGCGGCGTGCTGCTTGCCCCGGCAGTGGATGCTGAATCCTTGAGCGTTGCAATCAAGCGGTTTTGTGGCGGGGAGACCGGAACACGGCGGATTACGCTCACGTCGTTTCACGTCGGCAAGATCGTGGAGCAGTACGAAGCGTTGCTGATCGCTGAAGCCTAA
- a CDS encoding O-antigen ligase family protein, with protein MNVKYSDISLAVSPDARVQGTASSSQFVFLGLYEVAVLVVVLCLVYLEMPSYISTLNDSLLPKYFYYAFFVALAPLLILRFRLLISYVISPFSLWAFALVMLYTAHLVVALADGDQSRVDVIGTRIQYAVLAVLLGFACSITRTTSYERIFPFLAVLIPTTVIVDFLHPGAFYPLGSEGTVPGRAAATFLNPTKAGEAMLLSLLLAIPVLRPRYRAVLLFLVGAGVILTFARAAILGWTLLWLFLVVRKAVPKYTLAAPMVALGALPLLLGSFESYLEGREDLSAGLDNVLGRLEFFQDQVLDDASALERAQVLEAGLDLFLENPIFGAGAGATDLWSLGASTHNQLVMLAAEYGVFGIALWIWLVVILWKGQYFQDKTFHLTAVTGFFFLSIFTHNMFDFLYWLVTFALISGKRRA; from the coding sequence ATGAACGTTAAATATTCTGACATATCGCTCGCTGTTAGCCCTGATGCCAGGGTTCAGGGAACCGCATCGAGTTCACAGTTTGTTTTTCTCGGTTTGTACGAGGTCGCTGTACTGGTTGTCGTCCTATGCCTGGTCTACCTCGAGATGCCGAGTTACATCTCCACGCTAAACGATAGCCTCCTGCCGAAGTACTTCTATTACGCATTCTTTGTCGCTCTGGCGCCGTTGCTGATATTGAGATTCAGGTTGCTGATCTCCTACGTGATCTCGCCGTTTTCCCTTTGGGCGTTTGCACTGGTCATGCTTTATACTGCTCATCTCGTGGTGGCGCTGGCTGATGGTGACCAGAGCAGGGTCGACGTGATCGGCACTAGGATCCAATATGCCGTCCTCGCGGTCCTGCTAGGATTCGCTTGCTCGATCACCCGGACCACATCTTACGAGCGTATTTTTCCTTTCCTGGCCGTTCTTATCCCTACCACGGTGATCGTCGACTTCCTGCATCCGGGCGCGTTCTATCCCCTCGGCAGTGAAGGGACGGTCCCGGGGCGTGCCGCCGCAACGTTTTTGAACCCAACCAAGGCGGGTGAGGCAATGTTGCTAAGCTTGCTACTGGCTATCCCGGTACTGCGGCCCCGGTATCGGGCAGTACTCCTATTCTTGGTGGGTGCGGGGGTCATCCTGACTTTTGCTCGTGCGGCCATCCTGGGCTGGACGTTGCTCTGGCTTTTCCTGGTGGTGAGGAAAGCAGTGCCTAAATACACCCTTGCTGCCCCGATGGTGGCACTGGGCGCTCTCCCTTTGCTGCTGGGCAGCTTTGAGAGCTACCTAGAGGGGCGTGAAGACCTTTCTGCGGGTCTGGACAATGTTCTGGGCCGACTGGAGTTCTTTCAGGACCAAGTATTGGATGACGCCAGTGCGTTGGAGAGAGCGCAGGTCTTGGAAGCAGGCCTGGACCTATTCCTGGAGAACCCCATCTTCGGCGCAGGTGCCGGTGCAACAGATCTGTGGTCGCTGGGGGCCAGCACACACAACCAGCTCGTCATGCTCGCTGCCGAGTACGGTGTCTTCGGGATAGCGCTATGGATTTGGTTAGTCGTGATTCTATGGAAGGGACAATACTTTCAGGACAAGACGTTTCATTTGACTGCAGTTACCGGCTTTTTCTTTCTGTCAATATTTACCCATAACATGTTCGATTTCCTCTACTGGCTCGTGACATTCGCACTCATTTCCGGTAAACGAAGGGCGTGA
- a CDS encoding class I SAM-dependent methyltransferase, whose amino-acid sequence MTAHAQEASRGDRFEFGANWARFLSLVNEDRIAQAENSLKDMLGVSNLQGKRFLDIGSGSGLFSLAARRLGGVVHSLDYDPKSVGCTQELKRRYFAGDGLWLIEKGSVLDRAYLARLGQFDVVYSWGVLHHTGAMWQALENVAPLVADGGQLFIAIYNDQGTWSKRWRVLKRIYNVLPRFARKPYALTVMAPRELKFLAIFILKGRPWGYFSNILNYSKHNPRGMSYWHDLIDWIGGYPFEVATLDTIFHFYRDRGFVLSRLHSCYAGGHGCNEFVFVRGSRLKGDEA is encoded by the coding sequence GTGACAGCGCACGCACAAGAGGCCTCTCGCGGGGATCGATTTGAGTTTGGTGCCAACTGGGCGCGTTTCCTGTCATTAGTGAACGAAGACCGTATCGCTCAGGCAGAAAACTCGCTAAAGGATATGCTAGGTGTGAGCAACCTGCAGGGCAAGCGCTTTCTTGATATCGGCAGCGGTTCTGGATTGTTCAGTTTGGCGGCCCGCCGTTTGGGCGGCGTTGTTCACTCTCTTGATTACGACCCCAAGTCCGTAGGCTGCACTCAGGAGCTCAAGCGACGGTATTTTGCGGGAGACGGCCTGTGGCTGATAGAGAAAGGTTCGGTGCTGGATCGAGCGTACCTGGCCCGCCTCGGGCAATTTGATGTGGTGTATAGCTGGGGTGTCCTGCATCACACGGGCGCAATGTGGCAGGCTTTGGAAAATGTGGCGCCTCTGGTTGCCGATGGTGGGCAGTTGTTCATTGCCATTTACAACGATCAGGGCACCTGGAGCAAGCGGTGGCGTGTCTTGAAGCGGATCTACAACGTCCTGCCACGGTTTGCTAGAAAGCCATACGCTTTGACTGTGATGGCGCCGCGCGAGTTGAAGTTTCTCGCCATCTTCATTCTGAAGGGAAGGCCGTGGGGCTACTTCTCGAACATCCTCAATTATTCCAAGCACAACCCTCGTGGAATGAGCTACTGGCACGATTTGATCGACTGGATTGGCGGATACCCATTTGAAGTCGCCACGCTCGATACGATATTCCATTTCTATCGCGATCGAGGTTTTGTCCTTTCTAGGCTCCATAGCTGTTATGCGGGTGGTCATGGGTGCAATGAGTTTGTATTTGTCCGGGGATCACGATTGAAAGGTGACGAAGCATGA